The Streptomyces cynarae genome contains a region encoding:
- a CDS encoding glycosyltransferase family 2 protein codes for MGHPHDAQVSVVVIGYDDAAHVADAVRSALAQGGVVREVIAVDDCSSDGSAELLHALAAEEPRVKVISRTTNSGGCGTPRNDGIEAATAPYVMFLDSDDVLPPGAVDALLMAAVAHGTQLAAGLCVRRELPSGREVPWQPELYERAVVVSHPSRRPGLAHDTLCVNKLYRTDFLREHGIRFPDGRFHYEDFVFSARVLAAGPSIAVIPDIVYIWHVRRSAQRLSISLARADIENWKARMEATRQSHEILLGAGEKQLARAARTTFLDRGLRMYTRELPLRDEEYRKEWWRLTRAYLEEFEAADFAQASVPGRVVAQVVLASEQPRDLHRLKELAARPARLTPRYARTADGTPVWSDDLPQVRLEHLLQCPMEQLPVTVDAELRPGARAARLRLRLHELYGRVENARPARVDVEFVLREDEKRVGLSTTAELRKDPDSAGWTAETPVDLAALGAGTWDLKLTLRFDDGTSRETAPHAVAGAGLLRRQAVPSLRHGVLLVQPYATHSGALALRVASGARGVTSVARRRLRRLLHLR; via the coding sequence ATGGGTCACCCTCACGATGCACAGGTCAGCGTCGTCGTCATCGGATACGACGACGCCGCCCATGTGGCAGACGCGGTCCGTTCGGCCCTCGCGCAGGGCGGGGTCGTCCGCGAGGTGATCGCGGTCGACGACTGCTCGTCGGACGGCAGCGCCGAGCTGCTGCACGCCCTGGCGGCCGAGGAGCCGCGCGTCAAGGTGATCAGCCGGACCACCAACAGCGGCGGCTGCGGCACCCCGCGCAACGACGGGATCGAGGCGGCGACCGCCCCGTACGTGATGTTCCTGGACAGCGACGACGTGCTGCCGCCGGGCGCGGTGGACGCGCTGCTCATGGCGGCCGTCGCGCACGGCACCCAGCTCGCCGCCGGCCTGTGTGTGCGCCGCGAGCTGCCCTCGGGCCGCGAGGTGCCCTGGCAGCCGGAGCTGTACGAGCGGGCCGTGGTGGTCTCCCACCCCTCCCGGCGCCCCGGCCTGGCCCACGACACGCTGTGCGTCAACAAGCTGTACCGCACCGACTTCCTGCGCGAGCACGGCATCCGCTTCCCCGACGGCCGCTTCCACTACGAGGACTTCGTCTTCAGCGCGCGCGTGCTGGCCGCCGGCCCGAGCATCGCCGTGATCCCCGACATCGTGTACATCTGGCACGTGCGCCGCTCCGCCCAGCGCCTGTCCATCTCCCTCGCCCGCGCCGACATCGAGAACTGGAAGGCGCGCATGGAGGCGACCCGGCAGTCGCACGAGATCCTGCTGGGCGCCGGCGAGAAACAGCTGGCGCGGGCGGCCCGCACCACCTTCCTGGACCGGGGCCTGCGCATGTACACGCGGGAGCTGCCGTTGCGCGACGAGGAGTACCGCAAGGAGTGGTGGCGGCTCACACGCGCGTACCTCGAGGAATTCGAGGCGGCCGACTTCGCGCAGGCGTCCGTGCCCGGGCGGGTCGTCGCACAGGTGGTGCTCGCCTCCGAGCAGCCGCGCGACCTGCACCGGCTCAAGGAGCTCGCGGCCCGTCCGGCACGGCTGACCCCGCGGTACGCGAGGACGGCGGACGGCACGCCCGTCTGGTCGGACGACCTGCCGCAGGTCCGGCTCGAGCACCTGCTGCAATGCCCCATGGAGCAGTTGCCGGTCACCGTCGACGCGGAACTGCGTCCCGGGGCGCGTGCCGCCCGGCTGCGGCTGCGCCTGCACGAGCTGTACGGGCGGGTGGAGAACGCGCGTCCGGCCCGGGTGGACGTGGAGTTCGTGCTCCGGGAGGACGAGAAGCGGGTGGGGCTGTCCACCACGGCCGAGCTCCGGAAGGACCCGGACTCCGCCGGCTGGACGGCCGAGACACCGGTGGACCTGGCGGCGCTCGGCGCCGGAACCTGGGACCTGAAGCTGACGCTCCGCTTCGATGACGGAACGAGCCGCGAGACCGCGCCGCACGCCGTCGCCGGCGCCGGCCTGCTGCGCCGCCAGGCGGTGCCGAGTCTTAGGCACGGCGTGCTGCTGGTGCAGCCGTACGCGACGCACTCGGGTGCGTTGGCGCTGAGGGTGGCGTCGGGAGCGCGAGGTGTGACATCGGTCGCGCGGCGCAGGCTCCGGCGCCTGCTTCACTTGAGGTGA
- the galE gene encoding UDP-glucose 4-epimerase GalE, with protein MTWLITGGAGYIGAHVVRAMTEAGERAVVYDDLSTGIAERVPAEVPFVEGSTLDGDLLRRTLAEHSVTGVVHLAAKKQVGESVELPLHYYRENVEGLRVLLEAVTESQVPSFVFSSSAAVYGMPDVDLVTEETPCVPMSPYGETKLAGEWLVRATGRATGLSTASLRYFNVAGAASPELADVGVFNLIPMVFEKLTENAAPRIFGDDYATPDGTCIRDYIHVADLAEAHVAAARALQASPGTDLTLNIGRGEGVSVREMIDRINAVTGYDTPPTVTPRRPGDPARVVASADRIARELGWTAKRDVEDMITSAWEGWVRRHPEAARR; from the coding sequence ATGACCTGGCTGATCACCGGCGGTGCCGGTTACATCGGGGCGCACGTCGTCCGTGCGATGACCGAGGCGGGCGAGCGTGCCGTGGTGTACGACGACCTGTCCACGGGCATCGCCGAGCGCGTGCCCGCGGAGGTGCCGTTCGTGGAGGGCTCCACCCTGGACGGCGACCTGCTGCGCCGCACGCTGGCGGAGCACTCGGTGACCGGGGTCGTGCACCTGGCGGCGAAGAAGCAGGTGGGCGAGTCGGTGGAGCTGCCGCTGCACTACTACCGGGAGAACGTGGAGGGGCTGCGCGTCCTGCTGGAAGCGGTGACGGAGTCCCAGGTTCCGTCCTTCGTGTTCTCCTCGTCCGCCGCCGTGTACGGCATGCCGGATGTGGACCTGGTCACGGAGGAGACTCCGTGCGTCCCGATGTCGCCGTACGGTGAGACCAAGCTGGCCGGCGAGTGGCTGGTCCGGGCGACGGGAAGGGCGACCGGCCTGTCCACGGCGTCCCTGCGCTACTTCAACGTGGCGGGCGCGGCGAGCCCCGAGCTGGCGGACGTCGGCGTCTTCAACCTGATCCCGATGGTGTTCGAGAAGCTGACCGAGAACGCGGCACCGCGCATCTTCGGCGACGACTACGCCACACCCGACGGCACCTGCATCCGCGACTACATCCATGTGGCCGACCTTGCGGAGGCCCACGTCGCGGCCGCCCGCGCGCTCCAGGCCTCTCCCGGCACGGACCTCACCCTCAACATCGGCCGCGGGGAGGGCGTGTCGGTCCGCGAGATGATCGACCGCATCAACGCGGTCACCGGCTACGACACCCCGCCGACGGTCACCCCGCGCCGCCCCGGCGACCCGGCCCGCGTCGTCGCCTCGGCCGACCGTATCGCCCGGGAACTGGGCTGGACGGCGAAGCGCGACGTGGAGGACATGATCACCTCGGCGTGGGAGGGCTGGGTGCGCAGGCATCCGGAGGCGGCTCGGCGGTAG
- a CDS encoding oxidoreductase, whose amino-acid sequence MPKTQHKWNADDMTDRTGRTVVITGANSGLGLATADALARAGAHVVLAVRDPRRGEAAAATVRGAKGRLEVRRLDLADLASVREFAGEWQGRIDVLVNNAGVMNVPEGTTKDGFETQFGTNHLGHFALTNLLLPHVTDRVVTVSSGMHRYPGARIHFENLNLTGEYSPMAAYAQSKLANLLFTLELQRRLTEAGSRVRALAAHPGWAATNLQGHDASALRRIAMQVGNRLFAQDDRAGALPTLYAATQDLPGASYVGPDGLNEMRGAPTLVGRSRAASDPEAARRLWTVSEELTGVTFPQLPEPSRAARA is encoded by the coding sequence ATGCCAAAGACACAGCACAAGTGGAATGCCGACGACATGACCGACCGGACCGGCCGCACCGTCGTCATCACCGGCGCCAACAGCGGCCTCGGGCTCGCCACCGCCGACGCCCTCGCCCGGGCCGGCGCCCATGTGGTGCTCGCCGTACGCGATCCCCGGCGCGGCGAGGCGGCCGCCGCCACCGTGCGCGGGGCGAAGGGCCGCCTGGAGGTGCGCCGACTCGACCTGGCCGACCTGGCCTCCGTACGGGAGTTCGCCGGCGAGTGGCAGGGCCGCATCGACGTGCTCGTCAACAACGCCGGGGTCATGAACGTCCCCGAGGGAACCACCAAGGACGGCTTCGAAACCCAGTTCGGCACCAACCACCTGGGGCACTTCGCCCTGACGAACCTGCTGCTGCCGCATGTGACGGATCGCGTGGTCACCGTGTCATCGGGCATGCACCGGTATCCGGGTGCGCGCATCCACTTCGAGAACCTGAACCTGACCGGCGAGTACTCCCCGATGGCGGCCTACGCCCAGTCCAAGCTGGCCAACCTGCTGTTCACCCTGGAGTTGCAACGCCGCCTGACCGAGGCGGGCTCGCGGGTGCGGGCTCTGGCCGCGCACCCGGGCTGGGCCGCGACCAACCTCCAGGGCCACGACGCGAGCGCCCTGCGCCGGATCGCGATGCAGGTCGGCAACCGCCTGTTCGCCCAGGACGACAGGGCGGGCGCGTTGCCCACCCTGTACGCCGCGACCCAGGACCTGCCCGGCGCGAGCTACGTCGGCCCCGACGGCCTGAACGAGATGCGCGGCGCACCGACCCTGGTCGGCCGCTCCCGGGCGGCCAGTGACCCGGAGGCGGCCCGCCGTCTGTGGACGGTCTCCGAGGAACTGACCGGCGTCACCTTTCCGCAGCTCCCGGAGCCCTCGCGGGCCGCGAGGGCCTGA
- a CDS encoding TetR/AcrR family transcriptional regulator, giving the protein MHTRRRYHHGDLRAALLTRAEETLRERGPAALSLRELARDLGVSHAAPSRHFKDKQALLDALALTGFHRLAQTMTAALEETGESFAERLRAGAHAYVEFATANAELLDLMYAIKHAPEASEELSAASQRWIAQMENLIGDAQRRGEVRDGSLESVGIGVFSSLHGYASLVAGDHLPPEVRAQGLDDLVAYILRGCAPE; this is encoded by the coding sequence ATGCACACTCGCCGCCGCTACCACCACGGAGACCTCCGCGCCGCGCTGCTCACCCGGGCCGAGGAGACCCTCCGGGAGAGGGGACCGGCCGCGCTGTCCCTCCGCGAGCTCGCCCGCGACCTGGGCGTGAGCCACGCCGCACCGAGCCGCCACTTCAAGGACAAGCAGGCACTGCTGGACGCCCTGGCGCTGACCGGTTTCCACCGGCTCGCGCAGACGATGACAGCGGCGCTGGAGGAGACGGGCGAGTCGTTCGCCGAGCGGCTGCGGGCCGGAGCCCATGCCTACGTCGAGTTCGCCACCGCCAACGCCGAGTTGCTGGACCTGATGTACGCGATCAAGCACGCCCCGGAAGCCTCCGAGGAGCTCAGCGCCGCGTCCCAGCGGTGGATCGCGCAGATGGAGAACCTGATCGGCGACGCCCAGCGCCGTGGGGAGGTACGCGACGGCTCCCTGGAGAGCGTGGGCATCGGGGTCTTCTCCAGCCTGCACGGCTACGCCTCACTCGTGGCGGGCGATCACCTGCCGCCGGAGGTGCGCGCCCAGGGCCTGGACGACCTGGTCGCGTACATCCTGCGGGGCTGCGCTCCGGAGTAG
- a CDS encoding N-acetylmuramoyl-L-alanine amidase — MAAGGVLALVAVGIAAVAQASQSGGSPSTAVAPTALQDEFASAAREFHVPQSVLMAVAYQQSRWDTHAGRPSMTGNYNVMGLTQVASTDVPKPSVSDRMRELNLRGEDHPKPFHPSKRVLADVGAVQTDAPALHTLDRAAKLIDTSTTSLRTDMRQSVRGGAALLAEYERAATGGLPADPAQWYAAVERYSQSPDSRGAAQFAQRVYAHMRSGISRVTADGQRVTLEAQPGLKPQASTAAYSTTGSTHTGYATATDASYTTATAATAADTPAPECPSGLTCNYAPAAYKQTSSTDKTQYGNYDIANRPSDGDAINYIVIHDTEGQYSSALSQFQDPTAGASAHYLIRSSDGLVTQMVANKDVAWHAGNWYMNQHAIGIEHEGFALQGGSWYTESEYESSAALVKFLASKYGIPLDREHIIGHDDITGPLDAYVAGMHWDPGTYWDWNHYMSLLGVPNSNPAGSPLVAGEVVRIAPPFDSSYEPPVSGQSAQPADFVYLRTSPSDSASLITNPYFSSGTTAASDWSDKAVAGQDFVVADQQDDWTAIWYGGTKAWFYNPHGAYTVPVSDTSAVTVVTARDGVGSIPVYGRAYPEASAYPSGLTPQSVTPLTKYSIPSGQAYVANAKETSDYYRSTTFDGSAQYDRTVISGTTTYYPIRYNHRLAYLSSADVKVISAVPGPAASTRQNLLARDSSGNLWQYQGTGVASSPFLSRYKVGYGWGGYNAMTPMSVFHADGTGDMVARDGSGNLWYYQGSGNPSAPFKARVQAGYGWGGYTMLGMGDLTGDGKPDLLARDSSGNLYVYPGTGSTTSPFGPRIKAGYGWGGYTMVNSGDLTGDGKPDLLARDSSGNLYVYPGTGSTTSPFGPRTKVGYGWGGYIMVGPGDVTGDGKPDLVARDSSGNAYLYPGTGSPTSPYGSRSSIATGWDIYDPII, encoded by the coding sequence ATGGCTGCCGGGGGCGTGCTCGCGTTGGTCGCGGTGGGAATCGCGGCTGTGGCGCAGGCCAGCCAGTCGGGTGGCTCACCGTCGACGGCGGTCGCCCCCACTGCACTGCAGGATGAGTTCGCCTCTGCGGCACGGGAGTTCCACGTGCCGCAGAGCGTGCTGATGGCCGTGGCGTACCAGCAGAGTCGCTGGGACACCCACGCGGGTCGACCGAGCATGACCGGCAATTACAACGTGATGGGCCTCACGCAGGTCGCCTCGACGGACGTGCCCAAGCCGTCGGTGAGCGACCGCATGCGGGAGTTGAACCTGCGGGGTGAGGACCACCCGAAGCCCTTCCATCCGTCGAAGCGCGTGCTGGCCGACGTCGGCGCCGTGCAGACCGACGCGCCCGCACTGCACACGCTGGACCGGGCGGCCAAGCTCATCGATACGTCGACGACGTCACTGCGCACGGACATGAGGCAGAGCGTGCGCGGAGGTGCGGCGCTGCTGGCCGAGTACGAGCGCGCGGCGACCGGCGGGCTGCCGGCCGACCCGGCGCAGTGGTACGCGGCGGTGGAACGTTACAGCCAGTCGCCGGACAGCCGGGGCGCGGCACAGTTCGCACAGCGCGTCTACGCCCACATGCGTTCGGGGATCAGCCGGGTGACCGCCGACGGCCAGCGGGTGACGCTCGAGGCGCAGCCCGGGCTGAAGCCGCAGGCGAGCACGGCTGCCTACTCGACCACCGGCAGCACGCACACCGGCTACGCCACCGCGACGGACGCGAGCTACACCACCGCGACGGCGGCCACGGCGGCCGACACCCCGGCCCCGGAGTGCCCGTCCGGCCTGACGTGCAACTATGCACCCGCCGCGTACAAGCAGACCAGTTCCACCGACAAGACGCAGTACGGGAACTACGACATCGCCAACCGGCCCTCGGACGGCGACGCGATCAACTACATCGTCATCCACGACACCGAGGGCCAGTACTCCTCGGCACTCAGCCAGTTCCAGGACCCGACCGCCGGCGCCAGCGCCCACTACCTGATCCGCTCCTCGGACGGGCTGGTCACGCAGATGGTGGCCAACAAGGACGTCGCCTGGCACGCGGGCAACTGGTACATGAACCAGCACGCCATCGGCATCGAGCACGAGGGCTTCGCGCTCCAGGGCGGGAGCTGGTACACCGAGTCGGAGTACGAGTCGTCCGCCGCGCTGGTGAAGTTCCTCGCGAGCAAGTACGGCATACCGCTCGACCGCGAACACATCATCGGCCACGACGACATCACGGGCCCGCTGGACGCGTACGTCGCCGGCATGCACTGGGACCCGGGCACGTACTGGGACTGGAACCACTACATGTCCCTGCTCGGCGTGCCGAACAGCAACCCGGCCGGCTCGCCGCTCGTCGCCGGCGAGGTGGTGCGGATCGCGCCGCCGTTCGACTCGTCGTACGAACCGCCCGTCAGCGGTCAGTCGGCGCAGCCCGCCGACTTCGTGTACCTGCGCACCTCGCCGTCGGACAGCGCATCGCTGATCACGAATCCGTACTTCTCCTCCGGGACGACCGCCGCATCCGACTGGAGCGACAAGGCGGTCGCCGGTCAGGACTTCGTGGTGGCCGACCAACAGGACGACTGGACGGCGATCTGGTACGGCGGCACCAAGGCGTGGTTCTACAACCCGCACGGCGCGTACACCGTTCCGGTCTCCGACACCTCCGCGGTCACGGTGGTCACCGCTCGCGACGGGGTCGGCTCCATCCCGGTCTACGGCCGCGCCTACCCGGAGGCGAGCGCGTACCCGAGCGGCCTCACGCCGCAGTCGGTGACGCCGCTCACCAAGTACTCGATCCCGTCCGGGCAGGCGTACGTCGCCAACGCGAAGGAGACGTCGGACTACTACCGCTCGACGACGTTCGACGGCAGTGCCCAGTACGACCGAACGGTGATCAGCGGCACCACCACGTACTACCCGATCCGCTACAACCACCGTCTGGCGTACCTGAGTTCGGCGGATGTGAAGGTGATCTCCGCGGTGCCCGGGCCGGCCGCCTCGACGCGGCAGAACCTCCTGGCCCGCGACTCGTCGGGCAACCTGTGGCAGTACCAGGGCACGGGCGTGGCGTCGTCGCCGTTCCTGTCGCGGTACAAGGTCGGCTACGGCTGGGGCGGCTACAACGCCATGACGCCGATGTCGGTCTTCCACGCCGACGGCACGGGTGACATGGTCGCCCGCGACGGCTCCGGCAACCTCTGGTACTACCAGGGCAGTGGCAACCCGTCGGCACCCTTCAAGGCGCGTGTGCAGGCGGGCTACGGGTGGGGCGGTTACACCATGCTCGGCATGGGGGACCTGACCGGTGACGGCAAGCCGGACCTGCTCGCCCGCGACTCGTCCGGGAACCTGTACGTCTACCCCGGTACGGGCAGCACGACGTCGCCCTTCGGTCCGCGCATCAAGGCGGGCTACGGCTGGGGCGGCTACACCATGGTCAACTCCGGCGACCTCACGGGTGACGGCAAGCCGGACCTGCTCGCCCGCGACTCGTCCGGGAACCTGTACGTCTACCCCGGTACGGGCAGCACGACGTCGCCCTTCGGTCCGCGCACGAAGGTCGGCTACGGCTGGGGCGGCTACATCATGGTCGGCCCTGGTGACGTGACCGGCGACGGCAAGCCCGACCTCGTCGCACGGGACTCCTCCGGGAACGCGTACCTCTACCCGGGTACCGGCAGCCCGACGTCGCCGTACGGTTCACGGAGCAGCATCGCCACGGGGTGGGACATCTACGACCCCATCATCTGA
- a CDS encoding TetR/AcrR family transcriptional regulator, whose product MTTNADTPQVKRRRRAPAGAAVLREDVTEAIRAAVFEELAAVGYARMSIEGIARRAGVGKTAVYRRWRSKLHLVLDLVSAIAVQGLPAPDTGSLEGDLRLLYEVTSRALRHPVAGQIIPDLQAEAARNPDIAEAMQKALREGQDSVASGIVAAAVARGEIGAEIDTDLALDLISGPLYWRAVVVRGPKLPKGYLAGLARATAGALKAL is encoded by the coding sequence ATGACGACGAACGCCGACACTCCCCAGGTGAAGCGGCGCCGCAGGGCGCCCGCGGGTGCCGCCGTCCTCCGCGAGGACGTGACGGAAGCCATTCGCGCGGCGGTCTTCGAGGAGCTGGCGGCCGTCGGCTACGCCCGGATGTCCATCGAGGGCATCGCGCGCAGGGCCGGTGTCGGCAAGACGGCGGTGTACCGCCGGTGGCGCTCGAAACTGCACCTGGTCCTGGACCTGGTCTCGGCGATCGCCGTCCAGGGCCTGCCGGCCCCCGACACGGGGTCCCTCGAAGGGGACCTCCGCCTCCTCTACGAGGTCACCTCCCGAGCCCTGCGCCACCCGGTGGCCGGCCAGATCATCCCGGACCTCCAGGCGGAGGCGGCCCGCAACCCCGACATCGCCGAGGCCATGCAGAAGGCGCTGCGCGAGGGGCAGGACAGCGTGGCGAGCGGCATCGTCGCGGCGGCCGTCGCCCGCGGCGAGATCGGCGCGGAGATCGACACGGACCTGGCCCTGGACCTGATCTCGGGCCCGCTGTACTGGCGCGCGGTGGTGGTCCGGGGGCCGAAGCTGCCGAAGGGGTATCTGGCGGGGTTGGCTCGGGCCACCGCGGGGGCCCTCAAAGCCTTGTGA
- a CDS encoding ABC transporter permease: MSQVLHTPPPTAADPAETPAQLAARYGLAVSGARPSLPEYVRQLWARRHFITAFATAKLTAQYSEAKLGQMWQVANPLLNAAVYYFIFGILLGTSKGVPDYIPFLVTGVFVWTFTQSSIMAGTRAICGNLGLVRALHFPRAALPISFALQQLQQLLFSMAALVVILLCFGVPVAASWVLAVPVLFLQFVFNAGVSMIVARMGAKTPDIAQLMPFILRTWMYVSGVMWSIAKTLKHSGMPHWAKLLLESNPAAVYIDLMRFALIDSFKAHQLPHHVWAYATGWALLAGVGGFIYFWKAEETYGRG; encoded by the coding sequence GTGAGCCAGGTCCTCCACACACCGCCTCCGACGGCCGCCGACCCGGCCGAGACCCCGGCGCAGCTCGCCGCCCGGTACGGCCTCGCGGTCAGCGGTGCCCGCCCCTCCCTGCCGGAGTACGTCCGCCAGCTGTGGGCGCGTCGGCACTTCATCACGGCCTTCGCCACCGCCAAGCTCACCGCCCAGTACAGCGAGGCGAAGCTCGGCCAGATGTGGCAGGTCGCGAACCCGCTGCTGAACGCGGCGGTGTACTACTTCATCTTCGGCATCCTGCTGGGCACCAGCAAAGGCGTGCCGGACTACATCCCGTTCCTGGTGACGGGTGTGTTCGTCTGGACGTTCACGCAGAGCTCGATCATGGCGGGCACCCGGGCGATCTGCGGCAACCTCGGCCTGGTGCGCGCCCTGCACTTCCCGCGGGCCGCGCTGCCGATCTCCTTCGCGCTCCAGCAGCTCCAGCAGCTGCTGTTCTCGATGGCCGCCCTGGTCGTGATCCTCCTGTGCTTCGGGGTGCCGGTGGCCGCCTCGTGGGTCCTCGCGGTCCCGGTCCTGTTCCTGCAGTTCGTCTTCAACGCCGGCGTGTCGATGATCGTGGCCCGGATGGGCGCCAAGACGCCGGACATCGCGCAGCTGATGCCGTTCATCCTGCGCACCTGGATGTACGTCTCGGGCGTCATGTGGAGCATCGCCAAGACGCTGAAGCACAGCGGCATGCCCCACTGGGCGAAGCTGCTGCTGGAATCGAACCCCGCGGCCGTCTACATCGACCTCATGCGCTTCGCCCTGATCGACAGCTTCAAGGCGCACCAGCTCCCGCACCACGTGTGGGCGTACGCGACGGGCTGGGCCCTGCTCGCCGGCGTCGGCGGCTTCATCTACTTCTGGAAGGCTGAGGAGACGTACGGCCGTGGCTGA
- a CDS encoding ABC transporter ATP-binding protein, with translation MADLVNDRRNDGPDDEPVPTVVCDGVDIVYRVNGTGAGRGSATAALNRILRRKQAEKAAGVRRVHAVKNVSFTAYKGEAIGLIGTNGSGKSTLLKAIAGLLPVENGRIYTNGQPSLLGVNAALMNDLTGERNVYLGGLAMGMSREQIKERYQDIVDFSGINEKGDFITLPMRTYSSGMAARLRFSIAAAKDHDVLLIDEALATGDRSFQKRSEERILELREQAGTVFLVSHNNKSIRDTCDRVLWLERGVLRMDGPTEEVLEAYEAFTGGADKVRSGSTTGQASAQKKAPAGAK, from the coding sequence GTGGCTGATCTTGTGAACGACCGGCGGAACGACGGGCCGGACGACGAGCCGGTCCCCACCGTCGTCTGCGACGGCGTCGACATCGTCTACCGCGTCAACGGAACCGGGGCGGGCCGCGGCTCCGCGACCGCCGCGCTCAACCGCATCCTGCGCCGCAAGCAGGCGGAGAAGGCGGCGGGCGTGCGCCGGGTGCACGCGGTGAAGAACGTGTCCTTCACCGCATACAAGGGCGAAGCCATCGGCCTGATCGGAACCAACGGCTCCGGCAAGTCCACGCTGCTCAAGGCCATCGCCGGCCTGCTCCCCGTGGAGAACGGCAGGATCTACACCAACGGTCAGCCGTCCCTCCTCGGCGTCAACGCGGCCCTGATGAACGACCTGACCGGCGAGCGCAACGTCTACCTGGGCGGCCTGGCCATGGGCATGTCCCGGGAGCAGATCAAGGAGCGCTACCAGGACATCGTCGACTTCTCCGGCATCAACGAGAAGGGCGACTTCATCACACTCCCCATGCGGACGTACTCCTCCGGTATGGCCGCCCGTCTGCGCTTCTCCATCGCCGCCGCCAAGGACCACGACGTGCTGCTGATCGACGAGGCGCTCGCCACCGGCGACCGGTCCTTCCAGAAGCGGTCCGAGGAACGCATCCTCGAGCTGCGCGAGCAGGCGGGCACCGTCTTCCTGGTCAGCCACAACAACAAGTCCATCCGGGACACCTGTGACCGGGTGCTGTGGCTGGAGCGCGGTGTGCTGCGCATGGACGGCCCGACCGAGGAGGTCCTTGAGGCGTACGAGGCGTTCACGGGCGGCGCCGACAAGGTCAGGAGCGGGAGCACAACCGGGCAGGCGAGCGCCCAGAAGAAGGCACCCGCCGGAGCGAAGTAG